In the Arachis ipaensis cultivar K30076 chromosome B04, Araip1.1, whole genome shotgun sequence genome, GAAATGACTGTAGCCAAGGTGTTGCAatgtggattcttttggcctacAATATTCAAAGATGCAAAGGAGTTTGTGACAAggtgcaatgaatgtcaaagagctggcaacCTACCCAAAAAGAATGAAATGCCACAGAGATTCATCATGGAAttggagttgtttgatgtatggggtattgatttcatgggaccattcccacccTCATGCTCAAACAACTACATATTGGTGGTTGtggactatgtatcaaaatggataGAGGCCATAGCTActccaacaaatgacaacaaagtgGTGATTAATTTATTGAGAAAGAATATATTCAGCCGGTTTGGGTTCCAAGAGCCCTTATAAGTGATGGggaacccatttttgtaacaagcaACTTGAGATACTTCTCCTAAAATATGGTGTCAAGCACAAGATAGCAACCCCATACCACCCACAAACCAATGGTCAAGGTGAAATTTCAAATAGAGAGCTCAAGAGAATCCTTGAGAAGACTGTTGGaaactcaagaaaggattggtccaagaagctagatgatgcattatgggcctataggACAGTTTTTAAGACACCCATTGGCATGTATCCATACCAATTAGTGTTTGGGAAAGCTTGTCATCTATCAGTGGAGGTTGAACATAGAGaattttgggctctaaagatgttgAACTTTGATAATCAAGCTGCTGGGGAAAGAAGATTGCTACAACTCAATGAGTTAGAAGAGTTCAGAACTcaagcctatgagaatgccaagattTTCAAGGAGAAAACAAAGAAATGGCATGATCAAAAGCTAGCAAAAAGAGAGTTTGTAGAAGGTCAAAGAGTGTTGTTGTACAATTCAAGGCTCAAGTTCTTTCCA is a window encoding:
- the LOC107636698 gene encoding uncharacterized protein LOC107636698: MYPYQLVFGKACHLSVEVEHREFWALKMLNFDNQAAGERRLLQLNELEEFRTQAYENAKIFKEKTKKWHDQKLAKREFVEGQRVLLYNSRLKFFPGKLKPRWSRPFTIIKASPYGHVELMEDKTQRTFTVNGHMLKYYLGDSLDEQRVNYTLS